Within the Terriglobia bacterium genome, the region CGCGCCTGCGTGTAAACTGGCGTGCTTCACGGGAAACCAACCATGCGAGCCGTGGTGCAACGCGTCAGCCGGTGCAAGGTCAGCGTCGGCGGGCAGGTCGTCGGCGAGATCGGCAATGGCCTGCTGGTGCTTCTCGGTGTCGGCCAGGGCGACACCGAGGCAGCTGCGGACTACCTTGCCGACAAACTCAAGGGACTGCGCATCTTCGAAGATGCCGACGGAAAAATGAACCGGGCGGTGACGGATGTCGGCGGAGCTGTGCTGGCGGTGTCGCAATTCACGCTGCATGGCGACGTACGGCGCGGGAAACGTCCGTCGTTCGACCGCGCAGCACGGCCCGAGGAGGCCCGGCGGCTCTACGAATACTTCGTCTCGAAGGTCCGCGCTGCCGGCCTGCGCTGCGAGACCGGGCGCTTCCAGGAGATGATGGACGTGGAACTGGTGAACGCAGGACCGGTGACGATCCTGCTCGACTCGGAAAAGACGTTCTAGCCAGCGGCCAGAATCTGGTCGGCGATCCTCGCGGCTTCTGCCGCGGCTTTGACGTCGTGCACGCGGACAATGTGGCAGCCCTGGAGAATGCACGCGATCGTCGCAGCCAGCGATCCGTGTATGCGCTTGTCCGGTGGCGCGTCCTGGCCGTCGCGGGCCAGGGTGCGTCCGATGAACGATTTTCGCGACGTCCCCGCCAGCAAGGGGAAGCCGAACTTGTGCAGCTGCTCGAAGTGCGCCAGCAGCGGATAGTTCTCGCCGAAATTCTTGCCAAAGCCGAACCCGGGATCGAGGACGATGCGCTCGCGGGCGATGCCGGCTTTCACCGCCACATCACTCCATTCGAGCAGTTCGCGCGAAACCAGCGCGACGGCGTCGGTGAGCGGCGGAAACGAACGCCATTCCTGCGGCCTTCCTCGCATGTGCATTAGGACGACCCCGCAACCGAGTGCGGCGACCGTACGGGCCATCTCGCCGTCCCAGCGCAGCGCGCTGATGTCGTTGACGATCTCCACCCCGGCCTCAACTGCCTGGCAGGCCACGCGGGCCTTGTAGGTGTCAATGGAAAGCAGTGCATCAGGCCGCTGGCGGCGGATATCCTCGATCACCGGCATCACCCGACGCAGTTCATCCTCCGCAGGGACGCCGGTGTACTGCCCGGCCCCGGTCTCCACCGCCTTCGATCCCGGACGAGTGGACTCGCCGCCGACATCAATGATGTCGGCGCCCTCGTCCAACATTCGAAGAGCATGAGCAATCGCCTGCTCGGGATGAAAAAAACGTCCCGCGTCGGAGAACGAATCGGGCGTGACGTTGAGCACGCCCATGACGAGCGTCCGCTCCCCGAGTTCGAGGCCGCGCGTGCGCAGACGCCAGGTGAATCGCGGACGCATGCCAAGAAGGTATCAGAAGCACACGCAAATTGACCGTCTGCGAGACCGGCCCCTACAATCGACGCAGAAGGATCCAGGAGCGCGAGTGCCCCTCTACGAATTCCGGTGCAGGAAGTGTGGCCACCGCTTCGAGCGGATCCAGAAATACTCCGCCGCCGACCCGAAGAAGTGCACGGAGTGCGGAGGCAAGATGGAGCGCATGCTGGCCGCACCCGCCGTCCAGTTCAAGGGCTCCGGCTTTTACGTGACCGACTATACGCGCAAGGACTCGGCCCCGCCTTCGGATACGAAAGCTGAAACGAAAAGCGAGTCAAAACCGGACGAAAAGAAGGAATCCACGCCGAAACCCGAGCCCAAGAAGCACGAAAAAAAGAAATAGGCCACGGACGCCGTGCAACCCGTGGCCGATCTCTCCTGCGGTCAGCGGCTTTTCGCGGCATCGCGCCGGCCAACACGTTTGCTGACCTTGAAGGTCAGCTTGTGGGTGGGGTCGGCGTCCACCTCCACGTGGTCGCCGTGCAGCACCTCGCCGTCAAGGATCTTCAGCGCCAACGGGTCCTGCACCAGCCGCTGGATGGCGCGCTTCAGCGGGCGAGCGCCATAGTTCACGTCGTAGCCCTCGGTGAAGAGCATATCCTTGGCCGCCTCGGTCAGCTCCAGGCTGATCTTGCGATCTGCCAGCAGACGCCGCAGGTCCTCCAGTCGCAGGTCAACGATGCGCGTGAGTTGCTCCTTCCCCAGCGGATTGAAGACGATAATGTCGTCCACCCGGTTCAAGAACTCGGGCTTGAAGTGCGCGCGCACGGTGTCCATCACCAGCTTCTGCGCCTTGCTGAGCTCAGCCGCGAGCGTGTCGTCGGCTTCCTTCTTCGCGCGGCCGTTGCGGTGCGTGTCCACGAAACCCATGTACTTCTGCGCGGCGTCCTGCAGGAGCTGCGAACCGAGGTTGGAGGTCATCAGGATGACCGTGTTCTTGAAGTCCACGGTGCGGCCCTTGCCGTCGGTCAGGCGGCCGTCGTCCATGATCTGCAGCAGCACGTTGAAGACGTCCGGATGCGCCTTCTCGATCTCGTCGAAAAGGATCACCGAGTACGGACGGCGTCGCACTGCTTCGGTGAGCTGGCCGCCTTCCTCGTATCCGACATAGCCCGGAGGGGCGCCGATCAAACGCGACACCGCATGCTTCTCCATGTATTCGGACATGTCGAGGCGCACCATGGCGTGCTCGTCGTCGAACAGGAACTCGGCGAGAGCGCGCGCCAGCTCCGTCTTGCCCACGCCGGTCGGGCCCAGGAAGATGAATGAGCCGATAGGGCGATGCGGGTCGCTGAGGCCGGCGCGCGAGCGGCGGATGGCGTTCGCGACCCGCTCCAGCGCCGGGTCTTGTCCGATCACGCGCTGGCGCAGCCGCTGCTCCATATCGATGAGCTTCTTGACCTCGCCTTCGAGCATCTTCGAGACCGGGATGCCGGTCCACTTGCTGACGATGCGAGCGATGTCCTCCTCGTCCACTTCTTGCTTCAACATGCGATTGCCCTGGGCCTTGCCGTCCATGGTGGCGTTGAGCTGGTCCAGTTCCCGCTGCAGCTGGGGCAGCTCCGCGTACTGGATCTGCGACGCGCGGGTGTAATCGCCCTTGCGGACCGCCTCCTGCTGGTCCTGCTTGAGCTGCTCCACCTTTTCCTTGAGCTCACGGACGCGGTTGATGGCGGACTTCTCCTGCTCCCAGCGCGCGCGCAGCGAGTCGATCTGCTCGCGCAGCCGAGCCAACTCGCGTTCCGCGCCGGCCAGCCGCTCGCGCGAGTTCGGGTCATCCTCGCGGGTCAGCGCCTGGCGTTCGATCTCAAGGTTGGTAGCGCGGCGCTGGAGCTGGTCGATCTCCGCCGGCACCGAGCCGATCTGCATGGAGAGCGCGGCCGCGGCTTCATCCATCAGGTCGATGGCCTTGTCGGGCAGGAAGCGGTCGCTGATGTAACGGTGCGAGAGCGTCGCCGCCGCAACGATGGCGGAGTCCTTGATGCGTACCCCGTGATGCACCTCGTACTTGTCCTTCAGGCCGCGCAGGATGGCGATGGTGTCCTCGACGTTCGGCTCACCGACGAATACCGGCTGGAAGCGCCGCTCCAGCGCCGCGTCCTTCTCGACATGCTTGCGGTACTCGTTGAGCGTGGTGGCCCCGATGCAGCGCAGGTCACCGCGCGCCAGCGCCGGCTTCAGCATGTTGGAGGCGTCGATCGCGCCCTCCGCGGCGCCTGCGCCGACCAGCGTGTGCAGCTCGTCGATGAACAGGATGATCTGCCCTGCGGAGTCCTCGATCTCCTTCAGCACAGCTTTCAGGCGATCTTCGAATTCGCCGCGGTACTTGGCGCCCGCCAGCATCCCGCCCAGGTCGAGCGCTACCAGACGCTTGTTCTTCAGCACTTCCGGGACGTCACCGGAGACGATGCGCTGCGCCAGGCCCTCGACGATGGCGGTCTTGCCCACGCCGGGCTCGCCGATGAGTACAGGATTGTTCTTGGTGCGGCGGGAAAGCACCTGCACCACGCGGCGGATCTCCTCGTCGCGTCCGATCACCGGGTCGAGCTTGCCGCGGCGGGCCAGGTCGGTAAGATCGCGCGCGTAGCGCTGCAAGGCCTGGTACTTTGCCTCGGGGTTCTGGTCGGTCACCCGCTGCGAGCCGCGAACGGAGGTAAGCGCGTTGAGAATGGCGTCGTACGCGCCGCCCTGCGCCGCCAGCAGGCGCTGCGCCGTGTCGCCCTCCTGCCGCGCGATGGCCAGCAGCAGGTGCTCCGTGGAGACGTACTCGTCCTTGAAATGGTCGGCTTCCTTGAATGCCTGCTCGAAGACGCGGTTCAGCGGCTGCGACAGCGTCGCCTGGTGCCCGCCGCCGGCGGACACTCTGGGCAAGCCGTCCATCTCGCGCTGAGCCTCGGCCAGGACGGCCTCGGCGCTGATGCCGATCTTGGCCAACACCGGCGGAACGATGCCCTCCCGGTCCGACAGCAGCGCGGCCAGCAAATGCACGGGCAGCAGTTCGCTGTTGCTGTGCTGCGAGGCCAGCTCGTTGGCTCCCTGTACGGCCTCCTGCGCCTTGAGCGTCAATTTGTCCCAACGGATCGCCATTGTCTTTACCCTCTACCTGTTATCGAATCTTCAAAACAAAGCGGGAGGCGGGCTTCCGCGCCGCATCTCCCGCTGATGACTGACGACCTGCGACCGCTCAGGCCGCCTTGCCGGCGCCCTTCTCGGCAGACTTGCCCTCGATCTGCTTGCCTGTACCGATGCCCACCTTGATCTGCTTCGGCTTGGCTTCGGCCTTCTTGGCCAGCCGGATCTTGAGCACTCCGTTCTCGAATTCGGCGTTGGCCTGCTCCGGATCGACGGTGTTGGGCAGCGCGAAGCTGCGCGCGAACGAACCGTAGCGCCGCTCGATGCGATGGAAATTCTCTTCCTTCTCTTCCTTCTCGAACTTCCGCTCGCCTCGAATGGTCAGAGTATTGTTCTCCAGCCGGACGTCGATGTCCCTCTGCTCCACGCCCGGGACTTCCAGCTTCAGCGTGATGGCATGCTCGTCCTCGTAGACGTCCACCGGGGGAATAAAGTTGCCGGTCGTCATCAGCTCATCTTCGCGGCCGGGACCGAAGTCCTGGAACAGCCGGTTCATGCGGTCCTGAAAATTGCTGAGTTCGCGGAACGGGTACCAACGAGTCAAAACAGTCATGATGCTTCCCTCCAACATGGGTCTGATTCAACTGATGTAGATGACTACTTCAGTGCGTACGAAGCATAAAATCTTAGTGTATTGTTGTCAAGCAATGGATGTGATTGTAGTTCAATAAGTTACCGTCATCTTATTGCTTGCTATTTGCTTGAACGATTGATTTGTCGCCGTCTGAACGTCGGGCGCGTGGTTTGCCCAGAGGCGCCGCACAGGACAGCGGAGCCTGCGGGTCAATCAACGGCCAAGATCAGGCACTTCAGGTACGAGGTTTCGGGGATGCCTAACACGACTGGGTGGTCCTGCGCCTGCCCTCGCTTCTCGAGAATGCGAGCCGTGCGCCGTGCATCGAGGGCAGCGTCGGTGAGCATGGCCAGGAAATCGGCCTCGCTGACGTGATAGGAGCAGGAGCAGGTGACCAGAATCCCGCCGGGCCGCAGCATCTTCAGCGCGCGCAGATTGAGCTCCTTGTAGCCGCGCAGGGCGGTGTCGAGGACGCGCCTGGTCTTAGCGAAGGCCGGGGGATCGAGCACGATGGTGTCGTACTGCTTGCCGCTGTCGGAGTAGTCGCGCAACAGGTCGAAGGCGTTGGCCTCGATCCACTCGATCTCGCAGCCGTTCAGGGACGCGTTCTGGTCGGCCAGCTCCAGCGCGGGGCGCGAGCTGTCCACGCCGGTCACGCTGCTGCATTGGGACGCCAGGTGAAGCGCGAAGCCGCCCTGGTAGCAGAAAACGTCCAGTGCCTCGCCCTGGGCGTAGCGCGCGGCGGCAGCGTAGTTTTCCCGCTGGTCGAGGAAGGCTCCAGTCTTCTGACCCGCAGCGGCATCGAAGTGGAACTTGACGCCGTTCATGGTGATGACAGTCTGCGTCTTTACTCCGCGCAACGTTCCAGTCTCAGCCGCAGGCAGTTGCTCCAAGTCGCGGATGCGCGGCTCCACCCGTTCGACGATGCTGGCGGGCAGAAGTTCCTCCCAGAGCTGCGCCGCGAGTTCATCCTTTCGCTGGTCCATGGCCTGGGTCAGCGCCTGCAGAGAGACGATGTCGCTGTAACGGTCCACGATCAGCCCCGGCAGCGCGTCGGCTTCGCTGAACACGATGCGATAAGTGTCGCTCTCCCGCACCACTCGCTTCCGGTATTCGATCGCCGCGTGCAGCCGCTCCTTGAGCAACTGCGGCAGCTCGGTGGTGGAGAGCAGCTTCGGGGACACCATGCGCAGAGCGATCTGGGAGGCCGCGCTGTACAACGCCGTGCCCAACATCTTCCCGCGGTGATCATTTACCGCGACCATGGCTCCGGCGGGTGCGCCATCTGCGTCAGCGATATCGGAACGGTACACCCACACGTGCCCTGCCTTCAGGCGCGCAGCCCCCTTCGCGGTGATCTTGACGACAGGATTATCGGGATGGGCGGTCTTGCTGGACATCCGCGTTCCGCAGCTCTGGCTGGAATCTCGAAGACCCGGATCTAATGTGCGGCCGGCGCCTCGGCCTGATGCAGCTCGGCGAGCTGGCGCTGGAGCTCGGAGAGCGCCTCGGAGGTGAGTTGTTCGTCCTCGAAGCTCGGGACGGCCTCGTAGTTCATCCGCCGCCCTGCCTTCACTTCCCCGGCGAAGGCGTGCTTGTAATCGGCATTCGGTACCTGGACGGTATCGAGAGCGTGCCCGGTGTCGGCGTCGAAGTAGCGCTTGCGGCACATCCCGTCCGTGTTCTGCATGAAGACGAACACCGAACCGTAGCCGCTGTCCGAAAGATAGAGCCAGACGGAGCCGGCGACGATCTTCCTGGGCGGGCCTTCGTCCGGCGCCTGGACTGCGTGCTTTGATTCGTCGTAGTACAGGATGCGCTGGCAGCTGTCGCAGGCGATGATCTGCTCGTTGGTGCGGACCTCGTTGTACGTCTGCGGACGCAGCATCACCTGGCAGGCGCTGCACTTATGGTCGCGCGCCTCCGCCAGCGCGGTCTTGCGCACCCCGATCACGCGGTCGTAGTAGGCCAGGTGGTCAGGCGCAATCTCTCGGCGCAGGGCGTCACGCTTGGCGTTCCATTGGGCGAGTTCGGCTTCGTCCTTGGCGGTCACGGCCCGTGCTTCCGCTTTCTCCTTCTCGATGTCGGAGATCTCGGCCTTGAGCTCAGCCTCAGCCGCCTTCTGTTTCTTTTCCAGTTCTTCGTTGCCGACCATGCCTTCGAGGATCCGGTCCTCGCAAGCGCGGATCTCCTGATCGGCGAACTGGATCTCGTGCATCAGGGCGCGATACTGGTCGTTGGTCTTCACCGCCAGCGACTGCTCGCGGTACTTGGAGATCTTCTGCTGTTCGTCCTGGATCTTCTGTTCCTGCTTGCGACGGTCGCTCAGGTTGGCGGAGATTGCAGCCTTGAACTTCTCCACCTGGGCCTTGGTGTCGGCTAACTGGGCCTCGATGGCGGCCACACGTCTGGGCAGGGCGGCGACCTCGGCGGTCAGGCGCGCGATCTCGCGTTCGACGCCCTGCAGCTCAATCAGTTTTTCCAGGTCTGGGTTCATCAGGGGGAGCCTGTGGAAATTCTATCACGCGCCGCGTCGGCACTCTCCCGCGGATGCGCCCGGAAGAATCCGGTGTATGATGCGCAGCAACGGGGGATTCCGGCCATTGGATCTGGGCGTGATTTCGCGGAGGAGCCGATGTGATCCGCGATTCCTACGAGCGGACGCAACAAGGATGTGCGCTTGCTCATCCAAGCAGGTGGCGGAAGCCTGCGTTGCGAACGGGTTTCGGCAAGAGGAGGACGGCGTTCAACGCCGTAAGGGGCCAAGCATGGAGATCCCGGAACGTTTGCAGGAACCGCACAAACCTTCATCCGACGACCAGCTCGAAGAACTCCGCAAGATTCGCCGGCTGCAGATGATGATGAACATGGTCATGTCTGTCATCAGCCAGGACGAGAACCTCACGGTCGAAGAGGCGTCGGAGCTGGTGGCCAGCACCAAACGCGCCGCGCTGGCCATGTTCCCGGACAAGGAATTCGCCTTCGACATCCTCTACAAGCCGCGCCTCGAGCGGCTCATGAAGGAACGATTCAGGATCCAATAGCAAACCACAGATCCTTCGCGCTTCGCGCTCAGGATGACGCCGCCGGACTCGGACGCCCGGCGAACGGCGTCACTTCTGCGGCGGGCGCTCGATGCGCTGCAGGCGGAAGGTGAGCGTCCCCCAGAACATGCGCGCGCGCATCTGCACCGGGATGCGGGCGGCGTCATCCGAGAACCAGATCCAGACCTTGCCGCGATCCTTCAGCACGCCCGAAGACGCGGTAGGCTGGACGCGGATGGTGCGGAATGTCCCCGCCGGGACCTTCACTTGTTCCCGTGCCTCTGCACGCACTTCCACGGTCTGGGTGATGTTGCCGTCATTGAGGGGAAAGGTGTAGGTCATTCCCGGTTGCAGCGGCAGCGTGCCCACGTAGTAGACGGCTGTGAGCACATCGGTCGCGCACGACGGGATCTCGTTCTCCACGTGCTTGCTCTCACCCGACTTCAGGTTCTTCTCGTCGAGGGCGGCCTTGCTTCGCGCGTAATCGAAGTGGATGTTGGTCTTGCGTCTGCGGAAGCCTTCCTCGGTGTGCTTGAGCAGGTGCGAAGTGCAGAAAGTCTTGGGATCGAAGCTGGACTCGAAGCGGTCGCGTACCGTGTACAGCAGCGACACGAACCCCGTGGAATCGGCGGTCCCGTAGACGTGCTGTTCGCCGCCGGCTCCCGGCTGCATGCGCAGTGTCGCCGTCCCCGCCGTCCAGATCTTCCACTCGGCGTCGTACACGTAAGTCTCAAAGTCCGGCCAGTGATGGTCCGGCTCAGGCGCGCGAATGTTGGCCGTGGGCCCGATAGTGGCAGCCTCCTGCGACAACGCCTGGGGACTCGGCGCCGCCGCCTTAGATTGCAAGGCAAGCCCGGCCAGCACTGCGAGCCCAAGCATCCAGTGCGCCCAGTTCCCCACAGATCTCGGAAACGCGATCAGAAGTCCTCTAATAAAACCTTAGCTTGATCACCAGGGCCACAATCATCGCGATCGCGCCCAGCAATGCATTGTACTCGCGGTGCTTCAGGTAGCGTTCCCGCGAGAACTCCCCGGGCGCGCCCGCCGGAGTCGATCGGGGAAGCAATCGCGGGACACGCGCCGCATATTCGTCGAAGCCCTGCAGGTTAGTCCGCAGCCAGGCTTCTTCCCAGCGGATCACGGGGATGTAAACCACCAGCAAGATGGCTGCCATGCCCACGGCGATCCAAATGCTGCGCGCGGCCAGCGCAAAGCCAGCGCCGAGGAGGATCGATCCGAGATAGAGCGGGTTCCGCGTGTAGGCGTACGGCCCGGATTGCGTGATCTCCTCTGCTTTGGTCACGTGACCAGAAGCCCAGGCGCGCAATCCCAGCCCGAGAGCCGCCACCGCGCCGCCAGCGCCGATGGACATCCACGTCGGCCGGGCCAACCACAGGTAGACCCCCGCGAACGCGAATCCCATGGGGATGCGGATGCGCCGCGCCAGTTTTCCCCAATCACGCATGCGGCGGCTCCAGCAATTGCCGGGCAGCGGCGCTCACCTCGTCGGCGGTGATGCTCAGCAGCCCGGGGTCGGAGCCGGCGCGATGTGAATAGGACGTCTCGCTCGTCCGGCTGCGCAGGACGATGCTCCGCGTGCCGTAGGGGCCGTTGCGCGCGGGATCGGTCGGGCCAAAAATCGCGACCACCGGGACGCGCAGCGCCGCCGCCATGTGCATCGGTCCGCTGTCACCGCCAACGAACAGCCGCGCCCGCCGGGTCAGCGCCACCAGTTCTCCCACCGAGCACTGGATCGCCTGAGACGTAGCGCCGCTCGCGCCCACCACGCTTCTCGCCAACTCTTCCTCGCCGGGACCGAAGTTCACCAGCGCGGTCAGGCCGTCCGCAGCCAGTGAGCGCGCGACCTGCCCATACCTCTCGCCGGGCCACACCTTCGCGCCCCACCCGGCGCCGGGGCTGATCACCACGAACTCGCGGATGGCGCGGCGCCGCAGCTCGGCCTCGCACCAGGTCTCGGTGGCGGCGGCGCGAGGGAGGAGATCATGGGTCGCGATCTGCGCGCCGTGGGCCAGGGTGGCGACAAGTTCAAGGTTCTGCTCCACTACGTGCGCTGCGCTCGTCTCCACACAGCGTGTGTACAACATCGCAGCCACACGCTCCTTCGGCCGGGCAAAGCCGGCCACGGTAGGTGCGCCGCTCCAAGATGCGAAGAAAGCTGACTTCACCAGGCCCTGGAAATCGATGGCCGCATCGTAGCGCAACGCTGTCAGCTCGCCCGAAACCACGCGCACTTCTCTCCACGTCTCGCCGGAGAACAGCGCCGCACGCCACGCTTTCGTGTCCACAAGATGGAGTTGATCGACGAGCGGCTTCTCCTGTGCGCCCGCGGGACCCCCCGCGCCTGTCGCCGACAGCAGCTCGGCCCAGCGCTGTTCGACCACCCAGCCGATGCGCGCACCGGGGATCGCGCGGCGCAGTGCGGCGACCGCAGGCAGGGCGTGCACCACGTCGCCCATCGCGCCCAGCCGCACGATCAGGATTCTTTCCATCGCCGCAGCATGTCGCTGGTGGAGTGGTCCTTGGAATCGCCGACGATGGCCACCCTCCCCCCGCACTCCAGCACCGTGTCGCGCTCGGGGACATCGTCGGCGGTGTAGTCGGTGCCCTTGGCGTGAACGTCAGGCCGGATGTCGCGGATGAGCGCGCGCACGTCCGGCTCGGGGAAGATCACCACGGCGTCCACGTCGGCAAGCGCGGACAGGATCTCGGCGCGCTCCGCGGCGGGCATGCGTGGACGGCCCGATCCCTTGAGAACGCGCACCGTGTCGTCGGCATTGACGCCCACGACGAGTTTGCCTCCCAACTGCTTGGCGCCGTGCAGGTAGCGTACGTGTCCTACGTGAAGCACGTCAAAACACCCATTGGCCAGCACGATACGCTCGCCTCCACGCCGCCACTCGGCGACGAGGCGCTTGAGTTCTTCGCGATCGAGGATCTTGTCCATGGAGGTGGTTGCGGGAAGAAGTGAGGCTGTAGGAGTCAGTCCCTACCGCCTACCTCCTACTTCCCACAAGCTCAGTGCCTTGCTGAATCTTTCTCCACCGCCGCAACCAGCTCCGCGGCAGTGACGGTCGCAGTGCCACGCTTCATGACCACGATGCCGCCCGCGTAGTTCGCCAGGCGCGCGGCGTCTTCGGGTTCCGCACCCGCGGCTAGCGCCGCCGTGAAGGTTGCGATCACCGTGTCTCCCGCGCCGGTGACGTCGGCCACCTGGTCGGAACCGTAGATCGGGATCGGTACCGGCTTGTGCCTGCGCCGGAATGCGACCATGCCGTCGCGCCCGCGCGTGATCACCAGCGATTCGAGTCTCATGCGGCGAATGAGCTGCTCGCCGGCGGCGACTAGGATCGTCGGCTCATCGGCGACGCGGATGCCCAGCGCCGCCTCGACCTCCAGCTCATTGGGCGTGGCCGCGGTGATGCCCGAGAACTCCAGCATCCGGTAGCGCGAATCCAGCGTCACCGGGATGCCCTCGAGCGCACGCGTCGCCTGGATGGCGCGCAGAATGTGCGGCGTGGCGGCGCCGTAGCCGTAATCGGAGACCAGCACCGCGTCCGACGCCTTGGCGCACTCCCGCGCGTAGCGGGCGATCTGTGCGGCATCGAAGGTGCGCGGCTCGGGCTCGCGGTCCATGCGCACCACCTGCTGCCGCGACGAATGCGTATGGCCGGCCAGGATGCGCGTCTTGGTCGGCGTCGTGTACCCCTTGAGCTTGATGATCCCGCTCACCGGAATCTTTTTCTGCCGGAAGCGCTGGAGCAGGGTGCGCCCGGGCTCGTCGTCGCCCACGATGCCCACCGGCAGCACGTTGGAGCCCAGGTCGGCCAGGTTGTAGACGGCATTGCCCGCGCCTCCAGGTACCAGGATCCGCTCGCGGTGCTTGAGGATGAGCACCGGCGCCTCGCGCGACACGCGCGCGATCTCGCCGTAGAGGAACTCATCCGCCACCAGGTCGCCCACCACGGTGACGGTCACACGCGGGAACGATTCGATGGTGCGGATCAGCCGCTCAGCTTGCTTACTGCGGTTCATTCGGGAAGGGCGATTGTACCAGCCAGCGTCAGCCGCCAGCCATCGGCCGTCACAGTGCGGTGCACCGGCGCTGGGCGATGGCACTGAGCATGGAATCGAGGGCCGCCTGGGCGTCCAGGATTTCCAGGCGGACGGGAACGACTGCCAGCGGATCCAAAGCCGAAAACAGGCCGCCGAGGTTGACCGCATCTTTCTCCGTGGTGACGAAGCCACCCGCCTCGCTGCGCTGCGCCAGGTGAAGCAGGTCGTGGACGTCCTTTTCTGTGTAGGCGTGATGGTCGCGGAAGACGGCCTCGCCGGCGGGCTCGATGCCCGCTTTTCTTAGTTGTAAGAAGAAATTCTGGGGCCGTGCGATGCCGCAAAAGGCGATGGGGCGCGCAGGAACGTCTTTCGGCAGAATGCCGCGCCGCGCGCGCCAGAATGTTCTGGCCGCCGGAAACGCCTCTGGCTCGGCGCCGCTCATCAACGCGACGGCATCGGCGCGCTTCAGTGCGGTAAGCGGCTCGCGCAGGCGGCCGCTCGGCAGCAGGCGGTCGCGTGCGTCGTCCGGGGTCACCAGGACGATGTCGAAGTCGCGCGCCAGTTGCCGGTGCTGGAAGCCGTCGTCCACCAGGTGCAGGCTCGTCTCGAACTGCTTCTCCGCTACCCTACCCGCATCGTAGCGGTCTTCGCCGACGATCACC harbors:
- the waaC gene encoding lipopolysaccharide heptosyltransferase I, with product MERILIVRLGAMGDVVHALPAVAALRRAIPGARIGWVVEQRWAELLSATGAGGPAGAQEKPLVDQLHLVDTKAWRAALFSGETWREVRVVSGELTALRYDAAIDFQGLVKSAFFASWSGAPTVAGFARPKERVAAMLYTRCVETSAAHVVEQNLELVATLAHGAQIATHDLLPRAAATETWCEAELRRRAIREFVVISPGAGWGAKVWPGERYGQVARSLAADGLTALVNFGPGEEELARSVVGASGATSQAIQCSVGELVALTRRARLFVGGDSGPMHMAAALRVPVVAIFGPTDPARNGPYGTRSIVLRSRTSETSYSHRAGSDPGLLSITADEVSAAARQLLEPPHA
- a CDS encoding adenylyltransferase/cytidyltransferase family protein; amino-acid sequence: MDKILDREELKRLVAEWRRGGERIVLANGCFDVLHVGHVRYLHGAKQLGGKLVVGVNADDTVRVLKGSGRPRMPAAERAEILSALADVDAVVIFPEPDVRALIRDIRPDVHAKGTDYTADDVPERDTVLECGGRVAIVGDSKDHSTSDMLRRWKES
- a CDS encoding sugar kinase — its product is MNRSKQAERLIRTIESFPRVTVTVVGDLVADEFLYGEIARVSREAPVLILKHRERILVPGGAGNAVYNLADLGSNVLPVGIVGDDEPGRTLLQRFRQKKIPVSGIIKLKGYTTPTKTRILAGHTHSSRQQVVRMDREPEPRTFDAAQIARYARECAKASDAVLVSDYGYGAATPHILRAIQATRALEGIPVTLDSRYRMLEFSGITAATPNELEVEAALGIRVADEPTILVAAGEQLIRRMRLESLVITRGRDGMVAFRRRHKPVPIPIYGSDQVADVTGAGDTVIATFTAALAAGAEPEDAARLANYAGGIVVMKRGTATVTAAELVAAVEKDSARH
- the lpxK gene encoding tetraacyldisaccharide 4'-kinase, with amino-acid sequence MMLSSLYGAVVGARNALYDRGSLPARRLAKPVISVGNISVGGSGKTPFVIALGELLKTRSIAFDVLSRGYGRRSKGVRVVDPGGLASEFGDEPLLIARKLQVPVIVGEDRYDAGRVAEKQFETSLHLVDDGFQHRQLARDFDIVLVTPDDARDRLLPSGRLREPLTALKRADAVALMSGAEPEAFPAARTFWRARRGILPKDVPARPIAFCGIARPQNFFLQLRKAGIEPAGEAVFRDHHAYTEKDVHDLLHLAQRSEAGGFVTTEKDAVNLGGLFSALDPLAVVPVRLEILDAQAALDSMLSAIAQRRCTAL